One region of Thermoflexus sp. genomic DNA includes:
- the ruvB gene encoding Holliday junction branch migration DNA helicase RuvB, which produces MALRPQRLEEFIGQDRVKENLRILIEAARARGEPLDHLLFYGPPGLGKTTLAIVIANEMGVPIRITSGPAIERAGDLAAILTNLRAGEILFIDEIHRLPRTVEEVLYPAMEDFALDIVIGKGPAARSIRLSLPRFTVIGATTRLALLTAPLRARFGAIFRLDFYDLEAMEAIVRRAAQVLGVEIEAEGVREIARRARGTPRVAVRLLRRVRDYAQVRADGVITAAVAAEALQLMDVDPMGLDELDRRLIRTLAEKFGGGPVGLETLAAALSEEPDTIMDVVEPYLLQLGFLDRTPRGRVLTRRAYEHLGLPYPGEAAQPPLPLESI; this is translated from the coding sequence ATGGCTCTCCGGCCCCAACGGCTGGAGGAGTTCATCGGCCAGGATCGGGTGAAGGAAAACCTGCGGATCCTGATCGAGGCGGCGCGAGCCCGCGGGGAGCCCCTGGATCATCTGCTCTTCTACGGTCCTCCTGGCCTGGGCAAGACCACCCTGGCCATCGTCATCGCCAACGAGATGGGGGTGCCTATCCGGATCACCTCCGGCCCTGCCATCGAGCGGGCGGGGGATCTGGCGGCCATCCTCACCAACCTGCGGGCCGGCGAGATCCTGTTCATCGATGAGATCCACCGCCTCCCCCGCACGGTGGAGGAGGTCCTCTACCCGGCGATGGAGGACTTCGCCCTGGATATCGTCATCGGGAAAGGGCCCGCCGCCCGCAGCATCCGCCTGAGCCTTCCCCGGTTCACGGTGATCGGCGCCACCACCCGCCTGGCCCTTCTCACGGCTCCCCTCCGCGCCCGCTTCGGCGCCATTTTCCGCCTGGATTTCTATGACCTGGAGGCGATGGAAGCCATTGTCCGCCGCGCCGCCCAGGTGCTCGGGGTGGAGATCGAAGCGGAAGGCGTGCGGGAGATCGCCCGTCGGGCCCGGGGCACGCCCCGCGTGGCCGTTCGCCTGCTCCGCCGCGTCCGGGATTACGCCCAGGTCCGCGCCGACGGGGTGATCACCGCCGCCGTAGCCGCCGAGGCGCTCCAGCTGATGGACGTGGATCCCATGGGGCTGGACGAGCTGGACCGGCGGCTGATCCGCACCCTCGCCGAGAAATTCGGCGGCGGGCCGGTGGGGCTGGAGACGCTGGCCGCGGCCCTCTCCGAGGAGCCGGATACGATCATGGATGTGGTGGAACCTTACCTGCTGCAGCTGGGCTTCCTCGACCGCACGCCGCGCGGCCGGGTGCTCACCCGCCGCGCCTATGAACACCTGGGCCTGCCCTACCCCGGCGAGGCCGCCCAACCCCCCCTTCCCCTGGAGTCCATCTGA